In Micromonospora sp. WMMD980, the following are encoded in one genomic region:
- a CDS encoding Ig-like domain-containing protein produces MRAGQDRLIRGGSARRGGRRALAAAVLAAAVALTSACTGGGGDDKPSSWQGGDDGGEKAPKAAATISEPAADAKDVPATTAITFTTTEAQQTAVELKDSTGKAVEGTLAADGKSWQPAGALSYAETYTATVTATGDDGKPATATSTFTVMAKPAKQVRVTSFLGDNQVVGVGMPLIVKFGRAIPPDYRDDMQRRMTVTATPAQEGIWRWISPTEVHYRPKTFWKANSTVSYQVQAAGLPLGDGWYGRSDLTVDVKIGPSFVMTVDNRTKRMTVTKDGKKVKTILVSLGKKSTPSSSGTMVVIEKLRHTVFDTMEELGPEEGYRTEIDYAQRLTWGGEFIHAAPWSEGVQGKTNVSHGCVNVSMKDGNWLFANTRLGDPITVKGTERKLQNGNGWTDWNMSWDEYVKGSALPYEPTA; encoded by the coding sequence ATGCGAGCTGGCCAGGACCGACTGATCCGGGGCGGGAGCGCCCGTCGCGGTGGTCGCCGCGCACTCGCCGCGGCGGTGCTCGCCGCGGCGGTGGCTCTGACGTCCGCCTGCACCGGCGGTGGCGGCGACGACAAGCCGTCGAGCTGGCAGGGCGGTGACGACGGCGGCGAGAAGGCGCCGAAGGCGGCGGCCACCATCAGCGAGCCGGCCGCCGACGCCAAGGACGTGCCGGCGACCACCGCCATCACCTTCACCACGACCGAGGCGCAGCAGACCGCCGTCGAGCTGAAGGACTCGACCGGCAAGGCCGTCGAGGGCACGCTCGCCGCCGACGGGAAGAGCTGGCAGCCGGCCGGCGCCCTGTCCTACGCCGAGACCTACACCGCGACCGTGACCGCCACCGGCGACGACGGCAAGCCGGCCACCGCCACCAGCACGTTCACCGTCATGGCGAAGCCGGCCAAGCAGGTGCGGGTGACCAGCTTCCTCGGCGACAACCAGGTCGTCGGCGTGGGCATGCCGCTGATCGTGAAGTTCGGCCGGGCCATCCCGCCGGACTACCGCGACGACATGCAGCGCCGGATGACGGTGACCGCCACGCCGGCCCAGGAGGGCATCTGGCGCTGGATCAGCCCGACCGAGGTGCACTACCGGCCGAAGACGTTCTGGAAGGCCAACAGCACCGTCTCCTACCAGGTGCAGGCGGCCGGGCTGCCGCTCGGCGACGGCTGGTACGGCCGCTCCGACCTGACCGTCGACGTCAAGATCGGTCCGTCGTTCGTGATGACCGTGGACAACCGCACCAAGCGGATGACCGTCACCAAGGACGGCAAGAAGGTCAAGACGATCCTGGTGAGCCTTGGCAAGAAGAGCACCCCGTCCTCCAGCGGCACCATGGTGGTGATCGAGAAGCTCCGGCACACCGTCTTCGACACCATGGAGGAGCTGGGCCCGGAGGAGGGTTACCGCACCGAGATCGACTATGCCCAGCGGCTCACCTGGGGCGGTGAGTTCATCCACGCGGCGCCCTGGTCCGAGGGCGTGCAGGGTAAGACGAACGTGTCGCACGGCTGTGTCAACGTCTCGATGAAGGACGGCAACTGGCTGTTCGCCAACACCCGCTTGGGCGACCCGATCACGGTCAAGGGCACCGAGCGCAAGCTGCAGAACGGCAACGGCTGGACCGACTGGAACATGAGCTGGGACGAGTACGTCAAGGGCAGCGCCCTGCCGTACGAGCCGACCGCCTGA
- the orn gene encoding oligoribonuclease: MADLLVWIDCEMTGLDLRRDALIEVAALVTDPDLNVLGEGVDVVIHADDAALDGMPEIVRTMHAKSGLTEEVRRSTVTLAEAEDMVLDYVTSHVKDPRTAPLCGNSIATDRGFLARDMTRLDAHLHYRMIDVSSIKELCRRWYPRVYFGQPQKGLAHRALADIRESIRELEYYRRTLFVPLPGPDVETAKGIAAQL; encoded by the coding sequence GTGGCTGATCTTCTCGTCTGGATCGATTGTGAGATGACCGGGCTGGACCTGCGTCGGGACGCCCTGATCGAGGTCGCCGCGCTCGTCACCGACCCCGACCTGAACGTGCTCGGGGAGGGCGTCGACGTGGTGATCCACGCCGACGACGCGGCGCTGGACGGCATGCCGGAGATCGTGCGGACCATGCACGCGAAGTCCGGCTTGACCGAGGAGGTGCGCCGTTCCACGGTCACCCTGGCCGAGGCCGAGGACATGGTGCTCGACTACGTCACCAGCCACGTGAAGGATCCGCGCACCGCCCCGCTGTGCGGCAACTCGATCGCCACCGACCGGGGCTTCCTGGCCCGCGACATGACCCGGCTCGACGCCCACCTGCACTACCGGATGATCGACGTCTCCTCGATCAAGGAGCTGTGCCGGCGCTGGTACCCGCGGGTGTACTTCGGCCAGCCGCAGAAGGGTCTGGCCCACCGGGCGCTGGCCGACATCCGGGAGAGCATCCGCGAGTTGGAGTACTACCGGCGGACCCTGTTCGTGCCGCTGCCCGGCCCGGACGTGGAGACCGCGAAGGGCATCGCCGCGCAGCTCTGA